CTTGATTTCTTCTATTCTCGCCTCATGGAAATTCATGACCGCAGCAGCAACATTCCTTGATTCAACACCTTCAGCGATTGAATCTGCCATCGCTTTTGTATTACCTGATGTACTGAGATACACAACAACTACTTTTGGCATATTTTTCCTCCCTTTAGCGAGATTGGAATTATAGTTTACACTATCCCTTTCTCATGATAATGTTAAAAGTGATTTTAGATAAAGCTTTCGCTCGTGGCTCTATGAGCATTCTTTTTCAATACCTTCCCGTGCGCATCTATTTCTCCTTTTTTGATGCGCGTGCTGGAGATGGGCAAGCTGTCATCTGCAAGAACATAATCGACAAGTACGAGCTCTATCTCCCCCAAACCCTTTTCCCTGCGTATCATGTTTATCTTAAGCGCAACAGGAAGGGTCTCGGGGGATACCACAAGAAAATCAAAATCATCATGTATAGTAGGACCATACGGATCATCAAGCCTGATAATCACAGGACTTATTCCCTGCGCATTGATAAATCGCTTGACTTCATCGTAGCGCGAGCGATAATCAACTACGCTGTGGGGCTTATTCCTAGCCATTTCATCCGAAGCAAGCCCGATGAGTAATTCCCCTTTGCGGCTAAGCTCGCAGGCTTTCATCAACAGGGCCTTATGACCGTCGTGCAGAGGGTCAAAAGTCCCTCCAACAACTACTCGCGCCATATTCTCAGGATTGTGCAGGCAAACGATAAGAGTATCCTTTAATATCTCTTATGCGATTCTAAGGGCGATGACCGAAGAGACGATACACTGGGCAGACGTTATCGCAGAAAATGTGCTCACGAAGGGAAAAAAGCATACCGTAGCTTCGGGAATTACTCCCTCAGGCGCGATCCACATAGGCAACATGAGAGAGGTAGTAACAGCAGATGCGATATACAGGGCGCTTTCGGATAAGGGCGCGGATGTGCGCCTCATATACATAGCAGATACCTACGACCCGCTGCGCAAAGTGTATCCCTTCCTTCCCAAGGATTATGAAGACCACGTGGGAAAGCCGCTATCCGAGATTCCATGCCCATGCGGCAGCCATAAGAGTTATGCCGAGCATTTCCTGCTGCCATTTATTGAGGCGCTGCACGCTCTTGGCATCAAGCCTGTTGTTTACAGGGCAGATGAACTTTATAAACAGGGGAAATACGTCGAAGCCGTTAAGAAAGCGCTGCTCAACAGGGATGCAATAGCAAAAATACTCTCCGAAGTATCAGGACGGGAACTTGAACCTGACTGGAACCCGTTCAATCCTATATGCAATGAATGCGGGCGCCTCTCTACCACCAGAGTTACGGGTTTTGATATCGAAAAGGAGACGGTTGATTATGCCTGCAAATGCGGCTCTTCCGGCACTGTTTCCATTAAAGGAGGAGGAAAACTCACATGGCGCGTTGACTGGCCTGCGAGATGGCCCATATTCGGCACGACGGTCGAACCTTTCGGCAAGGACCACGCCACAGCAGGCGGTTCTTACGATACCGGAAAAAGGATAAGCCGTGAGATATACAATTACGAGCCCCCCTATCCGATAGTGTATGAGTGGATTATGCTGAAGGGCAAAGGTGCCATGCACTCCTCCACCGGTCTTGCGATTTCAATAAACGAGATGCTTGAGATAGTGCCGCCAGAGGTGCTTCGCTACCTGATTATCAGGCAGAAGCCTGAAAAACACATCGAGTTTGACCCCGGGCTTGCACTGCTGAATCTTATAGATGAGTATGACCGCGTTGAGGGGGATAAGCGCGCGTATCAGCTTTCCCAGACCGAGGCTTCAAAGCCCACGGATATCCCTTTCAGGCATATGGTTACAGCGGTGCAGATTGCAGATGATCGGGGTTTTGATTACCTGCTCACAGTATTGAGGCGCACCAGTTACGATACCTCGGATGTGGAAGCAATCAGGCAGAGGGCGAATAATGCAAGGAACTGGCTTTCGAAGTATGCGCCTGCCTTTGTGAAATTCAAAGTCCAGGAGACACTTCCTCCGCAGGTGAAAAGTTTCACAAAAGAAGAGAAGCTTGCGCTTTCGATTCTGGCTGATGAGCTTGAGCAAGGCATGAGCGGTCAGGAAATCCATGATAACATGTATAAAGTGGCAGCTGAGTGCGGCATAGATGGGAAAAAGGTTTTTGAGGCTGTGTACACAGCGCTTCTCGGGCTGAAATCAGGACCGAGGGCTGGGCACTTTTTAGAGTCGCTTGACAGGGATTTTGTAGTGAAGAGGTTTAAAGAGGCGAGCAGATAGTTGGGTTCTTATTGTTTTCTCTGATTTTACGTTCTGCAAGTACTTCAAAAAACCTACACTATAGCCTTCAGCAAGTCCTTATCGCGCAATAAACCCAGAAGTTTTCTTTTGCTGTTTATTACAGGCAGCTGGTCAATCTTGTTGCGCCTCATCTTCCTGGCACAATCGCTGACCTGCGAGCTTAACGCTGCCGTTTCCGGCTCACCCGTGAGCTTTAAAATATCCTTCACGGGCGAATCCGGGAGCTGGATTTTAGAGACGCTGTAATACAGACTCATTGTGTCGCGCAGGGATTCCCATGTCCATGCATCGTCATCGGAGCCGGCAGACATATCCGTCATCACCGTCTTGTCATCGATTATGCTCGCACTGATAAGATCCTTATCAGCCGCCACGCCAACCAGCGTGAGACTCGTATCCAGGATAGGAACGGCTTTCACATCGGCTAATTCCATTATCGCGCCAACTACTGAAAGCGGGGTTTCGCTCCATACAGAAACCACATTATTTCCAATGTATTCACTGATAGGGGTTTTGATGTTCAACCTCGCTATAGCTCCCACTATATCAGCTATTGTAATAAGACCAGATAGAGAATGATCCTCAACTACTGGCAGCCGCCTGATATTGTTTTCTAAAATCAAACGTGCCGCTTCAACGATTGAGCTATCAGGCGTGATCGTGATAGCATTCCGGGTCATCAGTATCGCTATTTGTTCCTCTTCAGGGTTCTTCAACAGGTCTGTCCTGGTAACAATCCCTACAAGCTCACTGTTTTTTACAATCGGAACTCCTGAAATATGTTTGGTCTTTAATATCTCAAGAACTTCGTCTCTGGATCCGGGTAATTCAGCAGAAGCAACATCCCTGACCATTATTTCTTCAACTGTGATGCTTTCTGGAGTATCAGCCATTTTTTCTCCTCTTTTATGGTCTTTTATTTTTTACCGCGCACCACAAGTACAGGTATCTTCGACGTGCGCACCACTTTTTCAGCCACGCTGCCCAGAAGGAATCTGTCAAGCCCGCTTTTTCCCAATGTTCCCATTACTATAAGGGAGATTGAGTTCTTTTCGGCATATTTTATTATCTCATCGGCAGGATGCCCTTCAACCGTATTTCTTTCCACATCCAGACCCTCGGCTTCCGCCCTGTCAGCCACATACTTTGTGGCTTCATCGCCTTCCTGCCTTAAAAGCTCGTACATGCTTTCCCATGCGGCATCCATCGGTATTGAGGCAAAAGCTGCGGTATCAACCACATAAATAGCATGCAGTTTTGATCCTGTATTCTTTGCCAGGTCTATTCCGTAATCAACTGAGTTTTTTGTATATTCCGAACCGTCTGTAGCAATCAATATTTTTTTATACAATTTGCTTGACATACATCCCTCCTAACACCTTAGATTATTTCAATAATATCATCCGGTCTTGCCCGCCTTACCAAACTGCTCAATGGGTTTGTTATACCCTGCATATTATTGGATTTTTTTGTCAGGATCATCAATCTTGCTTTTTTCCCCTTTTTTATGGAGCCGAATTCTTTATCTATTCCTAACACTTTTGCCCCATTTAGCGTGCACAGCTTAAATACTTGTCTGTCATCCAAAAGATTTATCTTTGCAAGAAATTCCATCTCAGAGAACATGTTCAAAGAATTAAGCATAACATTATCGGTTCCCGCAGCAACACGAATACCTTCATCCAGCATTTTTTTAACAGGCGGAAGCCCTGACCCTGTAATGAGATTTGAGCGCATGCACACCACAACAGGAATTCCGGCTTCTGCGACTGCCTCTATATCTTTTTTTTCAGCATGGGTCAGATGAATCAAGAAATCCGGCGAAAGTGAAAGTGCCGGGGATATGTCGGATGAATCTCTTTCACCTGCATGGATGGCAAATTTTTTTATTTTTTCTCTCGTCTGACTGATAATATCCTTTACAATCTCGATATCGATGTCATTAGTGCTGCTCAATCCTGTTCCATCGCAAAGCGGAAGATAATCCATATTCTGATCGATAGGTCTTCCAAATATCTGCGCTTTTATTTTATCACCGGGCTTGAGTGCTTCATTGAGCGCCTGAACACCGGAAAGTCCCCCTTCACGAAAATCAGCAAAAGCGCATGTGCCTGTTTGTATCATATCGGCAATACTCGCCTTCATCGAGCTGACGAGGTCATCATAGGAAGTCTTTTTCAAAGTTCTGTGTTTCAAGCCATGCGGAGGCTGCACAAGTTCTGAAAGAGGCTGGTAAGGCGGATCCTTAATCACAGAATCGCCTATATGGGTGTGCGCATTAACAAAACATGGGGCGATTATGGTATCGGTGCGAACTCTACTTTCTTCAATGTTTATAATTATGCCGTTGTCTATAGTGATATAACCATCAACAGGCTCAAACTCGTCGCCGTATATTATAGTCCCTTTTAGGATTTGTTCCATGCAAGGTAATTTACCGATTTCTCCATCGTTTTATTATTGCAATCGTTATTAGCAGTATTATTATTGAAAATTCAAAACCTGGAGCTTTACGTGTTCCAGTCGGCGTGGCAGTCGGGCTTAAGGTCGGTGTCGCGGTTGGCGAAGCAGTTGTTTCTTTTATTGTCGGGGTTGCAGTTGCTGCCGGTGTTACCTGTGCCCCGGAAAACGCCAATACACGCCCGCCATTGGTTACCGCATAGAGCATATTCCCGGATAGAGCAGGGGAAGTTATGTAATCCTTCTGGTCCTGCCCGGTGGTATTTCTCCAGAGAACACGTCCGGTATCTGCATCAAGAGCATATATCATATTACTTCTTGCTCCGAAATACACAACATCGTTTGAAATCGCTGGCGAAGAATCCACATAGCCTCCTGCCATAAATTGCCATTTCAGGGCTCCTGTTTGTGCATCAATTGCATAGAGGTTGGAATCCCTTGAACCTACAAAAATCGTGCCATCTTTTATGGATGGGGATGATTCCACATTATTCCCTGTGCTGTACTTCCATTTTAGAACTCCGTTCATGGTCAGCGCGTAGATATCTCCATCATTTGAACCGATGAATACAGTTCCATTTGCAATGAGCGGCGAAGATACGACATCTGCTATGCCTGAGTCATAACGCCATTTCTCTTTTCCTGAAGTTTCATCAAGCGCCATTATAAGACCTTTGTCTGTTCCAAAGACAATAAGTCCGCCTGCGACTGCAGGAGAGGATTCGGATACTCTTCCTATGAGCGATACCCATGCCGGTTCTCCGGTTTGAACATTCAAAGCATAAAAGGTACCGTCCGTTTCCACATAAACCAGATTGTTTACGACTGCAGCAGAATGTTGATATCCACCTGTGGTATTTTTATAAGCCCATTTTATAGTCCCGTCTTTCGTATCAATAGCAACGAATTGTCTGGCATCGGGTCCGACATACAAGACCCCATCAACGACTGTGGGAACGGCTTTAACAAAACCGTCGGTGCTCGTTCTCCACAATTCTTTTCCAGATTCAACATCTATGGCATGGATTCCATAATTTGAGCCCACATATAAAACATTGCCCACTATTACAGGGGATGATTCTGTATCATATCCGAGGTCGTAAGTCCATTTCAGGGTAAGCGGCGGATTGACCGTGTCGGTCGTAAAGCCGGAATGCGATAAATCATTTTTGAACATGCTCCAGTCCGAGGCAAAAGCAGGCGTGGCAAGCATCGACACTAATAACAGACATATTGCCAATCTCATATTTGCTCTTCCCATTTTAACATCTTACAATTGTTTTAGCTTATGGCGCGCAAGGGTATGCGAAGGGTCTAATTCAAGGACTTTCTTAAAATGGTTAATGGCTTCTTCCTCCCTTCCAAGTTCCTTGAACGTCAATCCTTTTTCATACCATGCCTTTGTATTGTTGGGGTTGATCTCAATGGACTTATCAAAAGCCTTCATTGACTCATTCTTCCTGTCAAGTTCCTTGAGAATGATGCCCTTTTCGAACCATAATATTGAATTTTTCGGATTTAACTCGATGGCTTTTTCATATGCCTTCAGTGCTGTATCATACGCTTTCATAGCATCGTAACGCCGATCAAGGGCGGCAAGGTCAGAACCTTTGAGCCCCCAGACCTTTCCCTTTCCAAACCAGGCATTCCAGTTTGCAGGATCGATCTTGAGTGCTTTTTCAAGCAAATCAAAACCTTCAGCGTATTGTCTTTTCGTACCTATGTTTAACCCTTTCCGTGCCAGTGCACCTGCATGATTCGGGTCGAGTTCAAGCACTTTCTCGTATACCGGCATTGCATCCTTTCCAAGCTCGGACAGTATCAGTCCCTTCTCAAACCATATTTTTGAGTTATTCGGATCTATCGCAAGCAGTCTTTCATATACCTTGAGGGCTTGCTCATCCTTTTTCAATTCCCTTAATATCATTACTTTTTCATATAGCAGTTTAGTATTTTCGGGTTCATATTCCAGCACTTTATCATAAGCCTCAAGCGCTTCATCCAATCTCCCGAGATTAAGCAGTATGAAACCTTTTTCATACCAGGCTTTTACGTTCATGGGGTCAAGTCCCAGAATCTTCTCGTAAGCGTCAAGAGCCGGAAGGTATTGTTCAAGTGTAAGGTGTATCGACGCCTTGTCGTACCATGCTTTCAGATTCGTTGGGTCAAGTTCCAGGATGTTTCCATAAGCTTCAAGGGCACGGTCGTATTTGCCTGTACGTTTGTAATCCTCTGCCTCTTGCATCAAATCCTTTTTCTTAAAAAGCCCGCTTATTTTCATGTATATTACCTCAGTCTCTCGTCCATAATCGTTTGGTATTCAGACTATTTTTGAAAGTATAAATCTTTCTACACCCGCTTAGTGGAAATGGACTAAAAAATTGAACAACCTTCTAAAATACTAAGAATACTCACCAACAAGAATATATAGACGTTCAAACATTACGAAATCGCAACATCTGTGATCACTAATTGCCGCATGTTTTGGAGGCTCTTTCGATGCTGAAAGTTAATAATCTGGTTAAAGACTATGTAATCGATTCTGATAAAGTCAGGGTCCTGAACGGCTTAAGTTTCGATATAAAAGAGGGTGAAATCCTCGGTATCATCGGGAGAAGCGGAGGGGGAAAATCAACAATACTGAAGGTATTACGGGGCATTGAGCCCTTTGTCGGCGGAAGTTTTGAGCTAGATGGATTTACGGTCAAACCCGACGCTTCGGCTGCGGATATCAAGAAACTCCAGAAAATGACCGCCATTCATCTCCAGCGGAATTTTGGGCTGTGGCCAGGGGCTGCTTATGAAAACGTACTCCGCAGGCTCTATGCAGAGAGATTTGGGTTCGAAATACTGCCAGAAAAAGATTCGCCTTATTATGATGAATTGTACGAGGAAAGCATGGAGTATTTGAAACTTGTAAATCTCGATAAAAAGGCAGAGCATTCTTCGGCAGTGCTGAGCGGTGGAGAAAAGCAGAGACTGCTGATTGCAAGGCAGCTCGCTGCGAATCCTCATCTTCTTCTTCTGGACGAGCCAGCGACCATGACCTGCCCGGCGACAAAACAGGGAGTTCTTGATACAATAAAGAACGTTAATGAGAGATTAAAACTCAAGACGCTTGTAGTCTCGCATCTACCTGAAGTTCACGCCTACCTTGCTCACCGCGTGCTCTGGCTTGAAAATGGCAAAATAATAGAGGAAGGAGAGCCAGAAGACGTATTAAAGGAATTTGTCAAGAAAATGAAACCAATCGTTCTTATGCCGGAGCGCAAATCCGATAAGACAGTAATCAAGGTCAGCAACGTCTCCAAGAGGTACTGGCTTATCAGGCAGGGAGAGGTACTCGACCTCGACAGCATTAATATTGATTTCAAAGAGGGCGAAATTGCCGCGCTGATAGGTCCAAGCGGCGCAGGGAAAACCACGCTTCTCCATGCAATGGACGGGCTCGTATATCCCGATGACGGTGAGATAGAATTCCTGGTTGACAATGACTGGGTTGAAATGTCCACCTATTCGCCAAAGAGAATGGAGGTCAGAAGGATTACCAGTATCATGTACCAGGAGTTCGCCCTTTCGCCCCATTCCACAATAAAACAGCAGCTCGCATACAGATTGGGTGTAAAAGGGCAGAGTGTCATAGAGGAATCAAGAAAGCGCGCCAAAGAACTCGGTATATCCGATAGAGACCTGGATGAACTGTATAAGATGACCGATATGCCGGCGGAAAATGCTAAAGAGACGCTTGCAAGTATGGGTTTTACGCCTGCTATCCTTGGAGTACTTTTCCCAAGCTATCCGCTTACAGAAGTGCTGAATTATGCAAAGCCCATCTTTGAGGCTGTGGATTTACCATTGGAGGTTCTTGATGCCAAGCCGTACCAGATAAGCGGGGGCGAGAATGTGAGAGCGGCTCTTGCGCTTGCTCTGGCTTCAAAACCCTCCATCCTTTTGCTGGATGAACCTTTCGGCGACCTTGACCCGATAACGCTTCGCGATGTCGCAAATTCCCTGAAAAATATCAACAAGAAATTCAATACGACCATTATATTCATAAGCCATCATATTGATTTCATAAAAGAAGTTGCAGAGAGGGCGATATTGATAGATAAAGGGCATATCGTTATGGACGGGAATCCGAAGGAAGTTTGCAATGAGTTCATAAAAGCCAGCGAAGCAAGATACCTTTACGCCTGCCTTGAAGATTCTTGAAACAGGGATAACTATTTGCTGACGTAATCACATTTTTTACAAGAATGACAGGTTCCAGAAAAATATTAATTTATATAGCATCGGTTTTTATTTTGCTGCTCATAATAGCCGGGAGCTTCTATGTAATCCTGGGCGGCAAGGACTGGGGAATTTCAAAAAACAGGGTTGAAGTAATCTATGTGCAGGGAGAGATGCTCACAGGCAGTGTCCCAGCAGGATTGGGAATTGCAACATCCGAGGAAATCACAAAAAGCCTGAAGGACGCATCCGATGATGATGGTGTCAAAGCCATAGTGATGCGGATAAACAGCCCCGGAGGTTCTCCTGCAGCGGCTGAGGAGATAGTATCAGCGATGAAAAAAACTAAAAAACCCATAGTAGTTTCCATGGGTGATGTGGCAGCCAGCGCAGCCTATTATATCAGCGCCCCCGCAGATAAGATAATCGCAAACCCTGATACAATTACAGGCAGCATAGGCGTGATATGGGAATTCCAGAATAGATCCGCATTCTATGCAAAGGACGGCACTTCGTTCTACATCTCAAAATCGGGTGCGTTCAAGGATATGGGAGGGGACTGGCGGGGATTGACAGACGAAGAAAAACGTTATGCAGACCAGACCATAGCCGAGGCATACAGCCGGTTCGTGAAGGAAGTGGCTGAGGACAGGAATCTCTCTTTAAGTAAAGTCAAGGATATCGCAGATGGCAGGGTATATACTGGTGCCAAAGCTAAGGAACTTGGACTGGTGGATGATTTCGGAAGCCTTGATGACGCGATAGATGTTGCTGCTTCGCTTGGAGGAATAGCAGGCAAACCAGAAATCATCTATGCCAATAAGCCATCGCTTTCACAGTTGTTATTCGGTGGGGAAAAATTAGACGTTTCTCGAGTTACAAGCTATTATTTTGAGAGTCCTTACGGGCAGATGCTCTCAATATCATAATTGTATATGTGAGTTTTTTTGCACAAAATCGAAAAAAAACAAAGATGATTGACATCCAATTTTCATGTGCATTAACAGATACGAAAAGTATATAAAGCACGACATAACATTCAATGTCCTATAGATAGGATATAGCGTAATAATGTATGGTTAGGATAAAGGTAAGTCAAATTGATTCTTTCATAGGAGAGTCTATCGACTTTCAGTAATTATTCTATCACATATTGTTGCGATTATAAAAGATAGGAGGATAGGAGGAATATAATAACGAACAAAAAAACGGTAATGACAGTGTTATTGTTGACTCTGGCATTTATCCAGGGAGCGTCAGCACATGCTAACCAAAACGCTGCGTGCGAAAGTTGTCATAA
The nucleotide sequence above comes from Candidatus Methanoperedens sp.. Encoded proteins:
- a CDS encoding phosphopantetheine adenylyltransferase, whose amino-acid sequence is MARVVVGGTFDPLHDGHKALLMKACELSRKGELLIGLASDEMARNKPHSVVDYRSRYDEVKRFINAQGISPVIIRLDDPYGPTIHDDFDFLVVSPETLPVALKINMIRREKGLGEIELVLVDYVLADDSLPISSTRIKKGEIDAHGKVLKKNAHRATSESFI
- the lysS gene encoding lysine--tRNA ligase → MTEETIHWADVIAENVLTKGKKHTVASGITPSGAIHIGNMREVVTADAIYRALSDKGADVRLIYIADTYDPLRKVYPFLPKDYEDHVGKPLSEIPCPCGSHKSYAEHFLLPFIEALHALGIKPVVYRADELYKQGKYVEAVKKALLNRDAIAKILSEVSGRELEPDWNPFNPICNECGRLSTTRVTGFDIEKETVDYACKCGSSGTVSIKGGGKLTWRVDWPARWPIFGTTVEPFGKDHATAGGSYDTGKRISREIYNYEPPYPIVYEWIMLKGKGAMHSSTGLAISINEMLEIVPPEVLRYLIIRQKPEKHIEFDPGLALLNLIDEYDRVEGDKRAYQLSQTEASKPTDIPFRHMVTAVQIADDRGFDYLLTVLRRTSYDTSDVEAIRQRANNARNWLSKYAPAFVKFKVQETLPPQVKSFTKEEKLALSILADELEQGMSGQEIHDNMYKVAAECGIDGKKVFEAVYTALLGLKSGPRAGHFLESLDRDFVVKRFKEASR
- a CDS encoding CBS domain-containing protein; this encodes MADTPESITVEEIMVRDVASAELPGSRDEVLEILKTKHISGVPIVKNSELVGIVTRTDLLKNPEEEQIAILMTRNAITITPDSSIVEAARLILENNIRRLPVVEDHSLSGLITIADIVGAIARLNIKTPISEYIGNNVVSVWSETPLSVVGAIMELADVKAVPILDTSLTLVGVAADKDLISASIIDDKTVMTDMSAGSDDDAWTWESLRDTMSLYYSVSKIQLPDSPVKDILKLTGEPETAALSSQVSDCARKMRRNKIDQLPVINSKRKLLGLLRDKDLLKAIV
- a CDS encoding universal stress protein; this translates as MSSKLYKKILIATDGSEYTKNSVDYGIDLAKNTGSKLHAIYVVDTAAFASIPMDAAWESMYELLRQEGDEATKYVADRAEAEGLDVERNTVEGHPADEIIKYAEKNSISLIVMGTLGKSGLDRFLLGSVAEKVVRTSKIPVLVVRGKK
- a CDS encoding amidohydrolase family protein; the protein is MEQILKGTIIYGDEFEPVDGYITIDNGIIINIEESRVRTDTIIAPCFVNAHTHIGDSVIKDPPYQPLSELVQPPHGLKHRTLKKTSYDDLVSSMKASIADMIQTGTCAFADFREGGLSGVQALNEALKPGDKIKAQIFGRPIDQNMDYLPLCDGTGLSSTNDIDIEIVKDIISQTREKIKKFAIHAGERDSSDISPALSLSPDFLIHLTHAEKKDIEAVAEAGIPVVVCMRSNLITGSGLPPVKKMLDEGIRVAAGTDNVMLNSLNMFSEMEFLAKINLLDDRQVFKLCTLNGAKVLGIDKEFGSIKKGKKARLMILTKKSNNMQGITNPLSSLVRRARPDDIIEII
- a CDS encoding PQQ-binding-like beta-propeller repeat protein; translated protein: MRLAICLLLVSMLATPAFASDWSMFKNDLSHSGFTTDTVNPPLTLKWTYDLGYDTESSPVIVGNVLYVGSNYGIHAIDVESGKELWRTSTDGFVKAVPTVVDGVLYVGPDARQFVAIDTKDGTIKWAYKNTTGGYQHSAAVVNNLVYVETDGTFYALNVQTGEPAWVSLIGRVSESSPAVAGGLIVFGTDKGLIMALDETSGKEKWRYDSGIADVVSSPLIANGTVFIGSNDGDIYALTMNGVLKWKYSTGNNVESSPSIKDGTIFVGSRDSNLYAIDAQTGALKWQFMAGGYVDSSPAISNDVVYFGARSNMIYALDADTGRVLWRNTTGQDQKDYITSPALSGNMLYAVTNGGRVLAFSGAQVTPAATATPTIKETTASPTATPTLSPTATPTGTRKAPGFEFSIIILLITIAIIKRWRNR
- a CDS encoding tetratricopeptide repeat protein — its product is MKISGLFKKKDLMQEAEDYKRTGKYDRALEAYGNILELDPTNLKAWYDKASIHLTLEQYLPALDAYEKILGLDPMNVKAWYEKGFILLNLGRLDEALEAYDKVLEYEPENTKLLYEKVMILRELKKDEQALKVYERLLAIDPNNSKIWFEKGLILSELGKDAMPVYEKVLELDPNHAGALARKGLNIGTKRQYAEGFDLLEKALKIDPANWNAWFGKGKVWGLKGSDLAALDRRYDAMKAYDTALKAYEKAIELNPKNSILWFEKGIILKELDRKNESMKAFDKSIEINPNNTKAWYEKGLTFKELGREEEAINHFKKVLELDPSHTLARHKLKQL
- a CDS encoding ATP-binding cassette domain-containing protein, giving the protein MLKVNNLVKDYVIDSDKVRVLNGLSFDIKEGEILGIIGRSGGGKSTILKVLRGIEPFVGGSFELDGFTVKPDASAADIKKLQKMTAIHLQRNFGLWPGAAYENVLRRLYAERFGFEILPEKDSPYYDELYEESMEYLKLVNLDKKAEHSSAVLSGGEKQRLLIARQLAANPHLLLLDEPATMTCPATKQGVLDTIKNVNERLKLKTLVVSHLPEVHAYLAHRVLWLENGKIIEEGEPEDVLKEFVKKMKPIVLMPERKSDKTVIKVSNVSKRYWLIRQGEVLDLDSINIDFKEGEIAALIGPSGAGKTTLLHAMDGLVYPDDGEIEFLVDNDWVEMSTYSPKRMEVRRITSIMYQEFALSPHSTIKQQLAYRLGVKGQSVIEESRKRAKELGISDRDLDELYKMTDMPAENAKETLASMGFTPAILGVLFPSYPLTEVLNYAKPIFEAVDLPLEVLDAKPYQISGGENVRAALALALASKPSILLLDEPFGDLDPITLRDVANSLKNINKKFNTTIIFISHHIDFIKEVAERAILIDKGHIVMDGNPKEVCNEFIKASEARYLYACLEDS
- the sppA gene encoding signal peptide peptidase SppA — translated: MTGSRKILIYIASVFILLLIIAGSFYVILGGKDWGISKNRVEVIYVQGEMLTGSVPAGLGIATSEEITKSLKDASDDDGVKAIVMRINSPGGSPAAAEEIVSAMKKTKKPIVVSMGDVAASAAYYISAPADKIIANPDTITGSIGVIWEFQNRSAFYAKDGTSFYISKSGAFKDMGGDWRGLTDEEKRYADQTIAEAYSRFVKEVAEDRNLSLSKVKDIADGRVYTGAKAKELGLVDDFGSLDDAIDVAASLGGIAGKPEIIYANKPSLSQLLFGGEKLDVSRVTSYYFESPYGQMLSIS